One genomic segment of Apostichopus japonicus isolate 1M-3 chromosome 23, ASM3797524v1, whole genome shotgun sequence includes these proteins:
- the LOC139964845 gene encoding uncharacterized methyltransferase YdaC-like, producing the protein MAFFTNAIASHLRKPGGGFTGRFVKFMLKIKNQGMEIAAVANSNIEPNDVVLELGFGPGLGLKDAAEKVKNGEGKVYGIDFSPAMMAEAMNLLEAEVASGKVQLTLGDVADLPYRDNSIDKVYHSNCYYFWEDRETVLKGILRVLKPNGKMITALNKVSLNLAEQRGFLREEQYNPDQYMEQLKANNFTDVIIKDYRVEELDYTCQVITATKQN; encoded by the exons ATGGCGTTCTTTACTAATGCGATTGCAAGTCACTTACGAAAGCCTGGAGGTGGCTTTACCGGACGTTTTGTG AAATTTATGTTGAAGATCAAGAACCAGGGCATGGAAATAGCAGCTGTTGCAAACAGTAATATTGAACCTAATGATGTTGTTTTGGAGCTAGGATTTGGTCCAGGATTAGGATTGAAAGATGCTGCTGAGAAAGTCAAAAACG GTGAGGGAAAGGTCTATGGTATTGACTTTTCTCCAGCTATGATGGCCGAAGCTATGAATCTGTTAGAAGCAGAAGTAGCTTCCGGCAAAGTCCAACTCACTCTAGGAGATGTAGCTGACCTCCCATACAGAGACAACAGCATCGATAAAGTCTACCACAGCAACTGTTATTACTTTTGGGAGGATAGGGAGACGGTACTCAAAGGTATCCTGAGGGTTCTCAAACCAAACGGTAAGATGATAACAGCTCTCAACAAAGTCTCGCTTAACTTAGCCGAACAGAGGGGCTTCCTGCGAGAGGAGCAGTACAACCCTGATCAGTATATGGAGCAACTGAAGGCAAACAATTTCACCGATGTCATTATCAAAGATTACAGAGTTGAGGAATTGGATTATACATGTCAGGTAATCACAGCAACAAAGCAGaattga